The proteins below come from a single Azospirillum thiophilum genomic window:
- a CDS encoding VOC family protein: protein MKFGYTILYVPDVAASLAFFETAFGLTRRFLAETGDYGELDTGATTLSFASQDLALSHHPAGYVFASASDRPLGVEIALVTGDVEAAHATALAAGATELAPPKAMPWGQVVSFVRCPDGTLVELCTPVGG, encoded by the coding sequence ATGAAATTCGGCTACACCATCCTCTATGTCCCCGACGTCGCCGCCTCGCTCGCCTTCTTCGAGACGGCGTTCGGCCTGACCCGCCGCTTCCTCGCCGAGACCGGCGATTACGGCGAACTGGACACCGGCGCCACCACGCTGTCCTTCGCCAGCCAGGATCTGGCCCTGTCGCATCATCCCGCCGGCTATGTGTTCGCCAGTGCCAGCGACAGGCCGCTGGGCGTCGAAATCGCCCTGGTCACCGGCGACGTGGAGGCGGCGCACGCCACCGCGCTCGCCGCTGGCGCCACCGAACTGGCGCCGCCCAAGGCCATGCCCTGGGGACAGGTCGTGTCCTTCGTCCGCTGCCCCGACGGCACGCTGGTCGAGCTGTGCACGCCGGTCGGCGGCTGA
- a CDS encoding TonB-dependent receptor, with protein MHPPEAGSVWGGLKGGASHAVLLWAIALTGPVALAGDAAAQTAGATAAPSKAGTAQADGEAPVVLDTLMVGGTPQARYDSRQTDVGGRLSSDITEIPRTIDVVPEQLLQDQHAREMEEVYRYFPNVVNNDGYGGTREDYIIRGFRRRDDVYRNGVRLKSNSRIDPSTIESIQIIKGPVSDIGQMTPGGLVNITTKKPSWKARNHLEVNVDSHGERQTMFDSTGPLSENFAYRIVGSAESSNSFRDDTLVQRQFFAPTMSWVGSSGASVTVGYEFSKDKRPLDRGFITYPAGGSLRSVADVSRSTRYDADFTKRDSTYHQAEADISIPLHSDKWTLEGKLFYNHERTDEIHTEVRSIRSNGLLVRRVEGNDDRNLDTVFGRLQTKGEFEALLPVKLATGIEYRTQKESWINYVGADQVGGTVSNPASWQLTDNSARPTARTARRVEQTDFGPFIQADISLLPTVTLTLGARYELSKGSARVENLLGRGTTVGSYPVDRNLTKTAGVMWKAFEEVSFFANYADTFQPHNFYNGDTQVFPAEKGRQYEVGSKVNLMGERLFMTASLFDIKQSNVVESVNGVAVLTGGQKSRGAELSVVGNPAEGWNIRAAVGYVDAELESADRSIDGNRPTNVPTHNASLWSSYEFKDPSSPLVGLGFGAGATLVGNRYGDAQHTFELGSYTLIDAGAWYYIPVGEKKIRLDLGVKNLTDKSYLTASGGTYRVSVGAPRTVYGGISLDF; from the coding sequence ATGCATCCACCGGAAGCCGGTTCCGTGTGGGGCGGGCTGAAGGGCGGCGCATCGCATGCCGTGCTGCTGTGGGCGATTGCGCTGACCGGACCGGTCGCGCTGGCCGGCGATGCCGCGGCCCAGACCGCAGGGGCGACGGCGGCACCGTCCAAGGCGGGCACCGCCCAGGCCGACGGCGAGGCGCCGGTGGTCCTCGACACCCTGATGGTCGGCGGTACGCCGCAGGCCCGCTACGACAGTCGCCAGACCGACGTCGGCGGCCGGCTGAGCAGCGACATCACCGAGATCCCCCGCACGATCGACGTGGTTCCCGAGCAGCTTCTGCAGGACCAGCATGCCCGGGAAATGGAGGAGGTCTACCGCTACTTCCCCAACGTCGTGAACAACGACGGCTATGGCGGCACGCGCGAGGACTACATCATCCGCGGCTTCCGCCGCCGTGACGACGTCTACCGCAACGGCGTCCGCCTGAAGAGCAACAGCCGCATCGATCCCAGCACCATCGAGAGCATCCAGATCATCAAGGGGCCGGTGTCCGACATCGGCCAGATGACGCCGGGCGGGCTGGTGAACATCACCACCAAGAAGCCGAGCTGGAAGGCGCGCAACCATCTGGAGGTCAACGTCGACTCCCATGGCGAGCGGCAGACCATGTTCGACAGCACCGGCCCGCTGTCGGAGAATTTCGCCTACCGCATCGTCGGCAGCGCTGAGTCGAGCAACAGCTTCCGCGACGACACCCTGGTCCAGCGCCAGTTCTTCGCCCCGACCATGAGCTGGGTCGGGTCGAGCGGCGCCAGCGTGACCGTGGGCTACGAATTCAGCAAGGACAAGCGGCCGCTCGACCGCGGCTTCATCACCTACCCGGCCGGCGGCAGCCTGCGCAGCGTCGCCGACGTCTCGCGCTCGACCCGCTACGACGCCGACTTCACCAAACGCGATTCGACCTACCATCAGGCCGAGGCGGACATCTCGATCCCGCTGCATTCCGACAAATGGACGTTGGAAGGCAAGCTGTTCTACAACCACGAGCGCACCGACGAAATCCACACCGAGGTGCGCAGCATCCGATCGAACGGACTGCTGGTCCGCCGGGTCGAGGGCAACGACGACCGCAACCTCGACACCGTCTTCGGCCGGCTGCAGACCAAGGGTGAGTTCGAGGCGCTGCTGCCGGTCAAGCTCGCGACCGGCATTGAGTACCGCACCCAGAAGGAAAGCTGGATCAACTATGTCGGCGCCGATCAGGTCGGCGGGACCGTGTCCAACCCGGCGAGCTGGCAGCTGACCGACAACAGCGCCCGGCCGACCGCGAGGACGGCGCGCCGGGTCGAGCAGACCGACTTCGGCCCCTTCATCCAGGCCGACATCAGCCTGCTGCCGACGGTGACCCTGACGCTGGGCGCCCGCTACGAGCTTTCCAAGGGCAGCGCCCGCGTCGAGAACCTGCTGGGCCGCGGCACCACGGTCGGCTCCTACCCGGTCGACCGCAACCTGACCAAGACCGCAGGCGTGATGTGGAAGGCGTTCGAGGAGGTGTCCTTCTTCGCCAACTATGCCGACACCTTCCAGCCGCACAATTTCTACAATGGCGACACCCAGGTCTTCCCGGCCGAGAAGGGACGCCAGTACGAGGTCGGCTCCAAGGTCAACCTGATGGGCGAGCGGCTGTTCATGACCGCATCGCTGTTCGACATCAAGCAGAGCAACGTGGTCGAGTCCGTCAACGGCGTCGCCGTGCTGACCGGCGGGCAGAAGTCCCGCGGCGCCGAGCTGTCGGTGGTCGGCAACCCGGCGGAGGGCTGGAACATCCGCGCCGCCGTCGGCTATGTCGATGCCGAGCTGGAGAGCGCCGACCGCAGCATCGACGGCAACCGCCCGACCAACGTGCCGACCCACAATGCCAGCCTGTGGTCGAGCTACGAGTTCAAGGATCCGTCGAGCCCGCTGGTCGGCCTCGGCTTCGGTGCCGGCGCGACCCTGGTCGGCAACCGTTACGGCGATGCCCAGCATACGTTTGAGTTGGGCAGCTACACGCTGATCGATGCCGGCGCCTGGTACTACATCCCGGTCGGCGAGAAGAAGATCCGCCTGGATCTCGGCGTCAAGAACCTGACCGACAAGTCGTACCTGACCGCGTCGGGCGGCACCTACCGCGTGTCGGTCGGCGCGCCTCGGACCGTCTATGGCGGCATCAGCCTTGATTTCTAG
- a CDS encoding PepSY-associated TM helix domain-containing protein has translation MPSQSTSARLLSIHRLISLVFCLLISWSLWTGLLAFYADFVRPWMMPGLAEAAGRPIPTAVEALRAVASRHAVGLDWTMMAPTPLRDFFIFSGRFGEGAPLTNLIVNPAVDVMAQWNSVLTDSLFRRIHTDLLLPKPYGRFLMGLAGILIVLLVGTGLFIHGKVIVEAWSWRRRSRLIDLSDAHKRFGFWLIPYLFLMGLSGGILGLKVASQPLDALLQAGGSPKAARALLSDDGDEAMVPGRSVTAIVPDSLSLCLDRFAEGFPDSRIGRLQRQGDRLMVEGIPRGRLTWAGEGAGSLRAYCSLADATIATVRDSRDGGQGGGWGGVVESALRPLHYARFGGAGTVLVYCLLGVLCLWIVDSGMKLLWLRSAKDEGRPQDRLTLSRRLFYANNALYLLVPLLLLADNLMTGATHGGVVLAASGAAVLFYLLPWLDRSRPVVERAALLVLALAYAGLPLLRLALHPAAPWLGATAVMVVDATALLTAGWLTAVALSRQRQERAVSREEAA, from the coding sequence ATGCCAAGCCAGTCGACCTCCGCCCGCCTGCTGTCGATCCATCGCCTGATCAGCCTGGTGTTCTGCCTGCTGATCTCCTGGTCGCTGTGGACCGGGCTGCTGGCCTTCTATGCCGACTTCGTGCGCCCCTGGATGATGCCGGGTCTGGCGGAGGCCGCCGGGCGGCCGATCCCGACCGCCGTCGAGGCACTGCGGGCGGTGGCGTCGCGCCATGCGGTCGGCCTTGACTGGACGATGATGGCGCCGACGCCGCTGCGGGATTTCTTCATCTTCTCTGGCCGCTTCGGAGAGGGGGCGCCCCTGACGAACCTGATCGTCAACCCGGCGGTCGACGTCATGGCGCAGTGGAACAGCGTGCTGACGGATTCCCTGTTCCGCCGCATCCACACCGACCTGCTGCTGCCCAAGCCCTACGGACGTTTCCTGATGGGGCTGGCCGGCATCCTGATCGTCCTGCTGGTCGGCACCGGCCTGTTCATCCATGGCAAGGTGATCGTCGAGGCATGGAGCTGGCGCCGCCGGTCCCGTCTGATCGACCTCAGCGACGCGCACAAGCGGTTCGGCTTCTGGCTGATCCCCTATCTGTTCCTGATGGGGCTGAGCGGCGGGATCCTCGGGCTGAAGGTGGCGAGCCAGCCGCTCGACGCGCTGCTCCAGGCGGGCGGAAGCCCGAAGGCCGCCCGCGCCCTGTTGAGCGACGATGGCGACGAGGCCATGGTTCCCGGCCGCAGCGTGACCGCCATTGTGCCGGACAGCCTGTCGCTCTGTCTCGACCGCTTCGCCGAGGGCTTCCCCGACAGCCGCATCGGGCGCCTGCAACGGCAGGGCGACCGGCTGATGGTCGAGGGCATTCCCCGCGGCCGGCTCACCTGGGCCGGTGAGGGTGCCGGCAGCCTGCGCGCCTATTGCAGCCTCGCCGACGCCACCATCGCCACGGTGCGCGACTCCCGCGACGGCGGCCAGGGCGGCGGCTGGGGTGGCGTGGTGGAAAGCGCGTTGCGGCCCTTGCACTATGCCCGCTTCGGCGGTGCCGGCACCGTGCTGGTCTATTGCCTGCTCGGCGTGCTCTGTCTGTGGATCGTGGATTCCGGCATGAAGCTGCTGTGGCTGCGGAGTGCGAAGGATGAAGGGCGTCCGCAGGACCGGCTCACCCTGTCCCGTCGGCTGTTCTACGCCAACAACGCGCTGTATCTGCTTGTGCCGCTTCTGCTGCTTGCCGACAATCTGATGACCGGAGCGACCCATGGCGGCGTGGTGCTCGCCGCGTCTGGGGCCGCCGTCCTGTTCTATCTCCTGCCCTGGCTGGACCGCAGCCGGCCGGTGGTGGAGCGGGCGGCGCTGCTCGTTCTCGCCCTTGCCTATGCCGGGCTGCCGCTGCTGCGGCTGGCGCTGCATCCGGCGGCTCCCTGGTTGGGGGCGACGGCGGTGATGGTGGTGGATGCAACCGCTCTGCTGACGGCCGGCTGGCTGACCGCCGTGGCCCTCTCGCGGCAGCGGCAGGAACGCGCCGTTTCACGGGAGGAAGCGGCATGA
- a CDS encoding class I SAM-dependent methyltransferase, translating to MTEIQTKTQTGTAPAPFAESWLFFRRWLADPWAMGSVAPSSRSLRRRITREIRCEADEAVVEFGGGTGPITAAILESGIPAGRLYSFEIDRDLAGHLHRRCPGVAVIADDCRKAPELLGEALCGKVGTVVIGIPMITFPLAFQREVLDATFRILRPGGRFLLYSFMPHSPLDRTALGLRGERLGFTLRNLPPASVWGYRRAEG from the coding sequence TTGACCGAGATCCAGACCAAGACCCAGACCGGAACCGCGCCCGCTCCGTTCGCCGAATCCTGGCTGTTCTTCCGCCGCTGGCTGGCCGACCCGTGGGCGATGGGATCGGTCGCGCCATCCTCCCGCTCGCTGCGCCGCCGCATCACCCGCGAGATCCGCTGCGAGGCGGACGAGGCCGTGGTGGAGTTCGGCGGCGGCACCGGCCCGATCACCGCCGCCATCCTGGAGTCCGGCATCCCGGCCGGCCGGCTCTACAGCTTCGAGATCGACCGCGACCTTGCCGGCCATCTGCACCGCCGCTGTCCCGGAGTCGCCGTCATCGCCGACGATTGCCGCAAGGCGCCCGAACTGCTGGGCGAGGCGCTGTGCGGCAAGGTCGGCACCGTCGTCATCGGCATTCCGATGATCACCTTCCCGCTCGCTTTCCAGCGCGAGGTTCTGGACGCCACTTTCCGCATCCTGCGGCCGGGCGGGCGCTTCCTGCTCTACAGCTTCATGCCGCACTCTCCGCTCGACCGGACGGCGCTGGGACTGCGCGGCGAGCGGCTGGGCTTCACCCTGCGCAACCTGCCGCCGGCGTCGGTGTGGGGCTACCGCCGGGCCGAAGGGTGA
- a CDS encoding exopolysaccharide biosynthesis protein, with product MNARRHLDDAGGETLESVIALPVPCEAVEEERTSDVLARFRANLPAGRVTLGDLIQALGDRSLGTILLALSLPTIAPVPLGVSCLFDLPILLYTAQLAFGRRGAGLPDWLMRRSIGSRMAARTLDTAMPRLVWIERMLKPRVHRLARIDEERWFGLLLFILTLTCIVPLPLTGWLPGFALVLISLGLIERDGGAIGVGLGLTAAALVFLTLVASSLSYAGHQLLAATLL from the coding sequence TTGAACGCCCGCCGGCATCTGGACGACGCCGGCGGCGAAACGCTGGAGAGCGTCATCGCCCTTCCCGTCCCCTGCGAGGCGGTGGAGGAGGAGCGCACCTCCGACGTGCTGGCGCGGTTCCGCGCCAACCTGCCGGCCGGGCGGGTCACGCTGGGCGACCTGATCCAGGCGCTGGGCGACCGGTCGCTCGGCACCATCCTGCTGGCGCTGTCGCTGCCGACCATCGCCCCGGTTCCGCTCGGCGTGTCCTGCCTGTTCGACCTGCCGATCTTGCTCTACACCGCACAGCTCGCCTTCGGCCGGCGCGGGGCCGGGCTGCCCGATTGGCTGATGCGCCGGTCGATCGGCAGCCGCATGGCGGCGCGCACGCTGGATACCGCCATGCCGCGGCTGGTGTGGATCGAGCGGATGCTGAAGCCGCGCGTCCACCGGCTGGCCCGCATCGACGAGGAACGCTGGTTCGGGCTGCTGCTGTTCATCCTGACGCTGACCTGCATCGTCCCACTGCCGCTGACCGGCTGGTTGCCGGGCTTCGCCCTGGTGCTGATCTCGCTGGGACTGATCGAGCGCGACGGCGGCGCCATCGGCGTCGGGCTTGGGCTGACCGCGGCGGCCCTGGTGTTCCTGACGCTGGTCGCCAGCAGCCTGTCATACGCAGGTCATCAACTTCTGGCAGCAACCTTGCTGTAG
- a CDS encoding ABC-F family ATP-binding cassette domain-containing protein, which yields MLHINDLTFRFGGRVLFDHATAVVSKGHRVALVGRNGTGKSTLLKLISGQLQTDAGAVTLPAGMRMGMVAQEAPSGPTTLIDAVLAADTERTALLAEAETATDPMRIGEIHARLADIEAHSAPSRAAQVLSGLGFDAEAQTRPCSDFSGGWRMRVALAGVLFSRPDLLLLDEPTNHLDLEATIWLEGYLKNYPHTILLVSHDRELLNAVPTTTIHIDQGKLVTYSGNYDQFLTQRRANQERLASMAAKQEARRKHMMSYVDRFRFKASKARQAQSRLKLLERMVSVTLMEDDPEVVFNFPPPDELAPPLIALEGVSIGYGDKVILRRVNLRIDMEDRIGLLGANGNGKSTLVKLLANRLAPMAGEMHRPSKLRIGYFAQHQSEELDLSLTPIQQTQRIMPLALEEKVRAHLGRFGFPQAKAETKIANLSGGEKARLLLALMSREVPHILMLDEPTNHLDIDSREALIEAINDFPGAVIIISHDPHLIEMTVDRLLLVADGTVQAYDGDLEDYRRYLLDRAKAERAAAKSAAGGGTAERDAGPNKKDQRRAAAEARTALAPLKRKATDAEALVTRLSGEKRKIETKMSDPALYTGPAETLTKLQIELGTVEKKLATAEETWLEALEAYESAAAEAGV from the coding sequence ATGCTGCACATCAATGACCTGACCTTCCGCTTCGGCGGCCGAGTGTTGTTCGACCATGCGACGGCCGTCGTGTCCAAGGGGCACCGGGTGGCGCTGGTCGGGCGCAACGGCACCGGGAAATCGACCCTGCTGAAGCTGATCTCGGGCCAGCTGCAGACCGATGCCGGCGCCGTGACGCTGCCGGCCGGCATGCGGATGGGCATGGTGGCGCAGGAGGCCCCCAGCGGCCCGACCACCCTGATCGACGCCGTTCTGGCCGCCGACACCGAGCGCACCGCCCTGCTGGCGGAGGCCGAGACGGCGACCGACCCGATGCGCATCGGCGAGATCCATGCCCGCCTCGCCGACATCGAGGCGCATTCCGCCCCGTCGCGCGCGGCGCAGGTGCTGTCCGGCCTGGGTTTCGACGCCGAGGCGCAGACCCGGCCCTGCTCGGACTTCTCCGGCGGCTGGCGGATGCGCGTGGCGCTGGCCGGCGTGCTGTTCTCCCGCCCCGACCTGCTGCTGCTCGACGAGCCGACCAACCATCTGGATCTGGAAGCCACCATCTGGCTGGAAGGCTATCTGAAGAACTACCCGCACACCATCCTGCTGGTCAGCCACGACCGCGAGCTGCTGAACGCGGTGCCGACCACCACGATCCACATCGACCAGGGCAAGCTCGTCACCTACAGCGGCAACTACGACCAGTTCCTGACCCAGCGCCGCGCCAACCAGGAGCGGCTCGCCTCGATGGCCGCCAAGCAGGAGGCGCGGCGCAAGCACATGATGTCCTACGTCGACCGCTTCCGCTTCAAGGCCAGCAAGGCCCGGCAGGCCCAGAGCCGCCTGAAGCTGCTGGAGCGGATGGTGTCGGTCACGCTGATGGAGGACGATCCCGAGGTCGTCTTCAACTTCCCTCCGCCCGACGAGCTGGCGCCGCCGCTGATCGCGCTGGAGGGGGTCAGCATCGGCTATGGCGACAAGGTGATCCTGCGGCGGGTGAACCTGCGCATCGACATGGAGGACCGCATCGGCCTGCTGGGCGCCAACGGCAACGGCAAGTCGACGCTGGTCAAGCTGCTGGCCAACCGCCTGGCCCCGATGGCCGGCGAGATGCACCGCCCGTCCAAGCTGCGCATCGGCTATTTCGCCCAGCACCAGTCGGAGGAGCTGGACCTGTCGCTGACGCCGATCCAGCAGACCCAGCGCATCATGCCGCTGGCGCTGGAGGAGAAGGTGCGCGCCCATCTCGGCCGCTTCGGCTTCCCGCAGGCCAAGGCGGAAACCAAGATCGCCAACCTGTCCGGCGGCGAGAAGGCGCGGCTGCTGCTGGCGCTGATGAGCCGGGAAGTCCCGCACATCCTGATGCTGGACGAGCCGACCAACCATCTGGACATCGACAGCCGCGAGGCGTTGATCGAGGCGATCAACGATTTCCCCGGCGCGGTGATCATCATCAGCCACGACCCGCACCTGATCGAGATGACGGTGGACCGGCTGCTGCTGGTCGCCGACGGCACGGTGCAGGCCTATGACGGCGACCTGGAGGATTACAGGCGCTACCTGCTCGACCGCGCCAAGGCGGAGCGGGCGGCGGCGAAGAGCGCGGCCGGCGGCGGCACCGCCGAGCGCGATGCCGGACCCAACAAGAAGGACCAGCGCCGCGCCGCGGCGGAGGCGCGCACCGCGCTCGCCCCGCTGAAGCGCAAGGCGACCGACGCCGAGGCGCTGGTGACAAGGCTGAGCGGGGAAAAGCGCAAGATCGAGACGAAGATGTCCGATCCGGCGCTCTACACCGGCCCGGCCGAGACGCTGACCAAGCTGCAGATCGAACTCGGCACGGTGGAGAAGAAGCTGGCGACCGCGGAGGAGACCTGGCTGGAGGCGCTCGAAGCCTATGAGAGCGCCGCCGCGGAGGCCGGCGTTTGA
- the ndk gene encoding nucleoside-diphosphate kinase — MAVERTLSIIKPDATRRNLTGKINAKFEDGGLRIVAQKRVQLSKAQAEQFYGVHRERPFFGDLVSFMISGPVVLQVLEGENAIARNREIMGATNPANAAEGTIRKEFAESIEANSVHGSDAAETAAQEIAFFFAGTELVG, encoded by the coding sequence ATGGCCGTCGAACGGACCCTCTCGATCATCAAGCCCGATGCCACCCGCCGCAACCTGACCGGCAAGATCAACGCCAAGTTCGAGGACGGCGGCCTGCGGATCGTCGCCCAGAAGCGCGTTCAGCTGTCGAAGGCCCAGGCCGAGCAGTTCTACGGCGTCCATCGCGAGCGTCCGTTCTTCGGCGACCTGGTCTCCTTCATGATCTCCGGCCCGGTGGTCCTGCAGGTGCTGGAAGGCGAGAACGCCATCGCCCGCAACCGCGAGATCATGGGCGCCACCAACCCGGCCAACGCCGCCGAGGGCACCATCCGCAAGGAGTTCGCCGAGTCGATCGAGGCCAACTCGGTCCATGGTTCGGACGCCGCCGAGACCGCCGCGCAGGAGATCGCCTTCTTCTTCGCCGGCACCGAGCTGGTGGGCTGA